The genome window AGCGTTACGCACGAGCTCAAGTCACCGCTGGCATCGCTGAAGCTGTACGTACAGACCCTCTCGCGGCGCAACGTCACCGACGCGCAGCAGGCCGATTTTCATCGCTTCATGCTCGACGACCTCCAGCGGCTTGATTCGCTGATCAATCACATGCTCGACACGGCTCGCCTGAACGTGGCGCCGCCGCGCGACGAAGCGGTCGACGTGGAAGTGGCCGACGTGCTGCGCAGTTGCGCCAAAACCGCCTGCATGCACTACCGACTGCCCGACGAA of Pirellulales bacterium contains these proteins:
- a CDS encoding histidine kinase dimerization/phospho-acceptor domain-containing protein, translated to MLTRRSLGWPITLGVVMIVLLVALTVGWIVVVVVAANRTSSSGYWWAILAVGTTFLALVLVGVVLYLLLSIKEIRLNQRQSNFIDSVTHELKSPLASLKLYVQTLSRRNVTDAQQADFHRFMLDDLQRLDSLINHMLDTARLNVAPPRDEAVDVEVADVLRSCAKTACMHYRLPDE